A window of Palaemon carinicauda isolate YSFRI2023 chromosome 27, ASM3689809v2, whole genome shotgun sequence contains these coding sequences:
- the LOC137621050 gene encoding KRAB-A domain-containing protein 2-like, protein MFGAPQIPQNDNGGEFTALVILELKLLWPNPLIDHGKPRHPQSQGSVERLNCDIKDMLISWLGDNDTTYWPMGLRFVQFQKNSSYHSGIKQSPYKALFGVDARVGVRSTALPDEVLKTMITEKDLLGAYSFSSDSTWPDESPEFTNPPDDSPECSAPPNDSPEDFAQPGGSSESSAPPNDSPEDFAQPEGSAYPVSPTCGQNPQGGLHQLQEDIALQWSRASAGQLAQAERMVKCSRLEHVPGDPGENVKIPIPLVDRGKGDPRNVIGVILDRNENDMYRIGVRDWILKGRYSRSQFDICSHQLYSIDEVSADKRNRTSSGSTAII, encoded by the exons ATGTTCGGAGCCCCTCAAATTCCTCAGAATGATAATGGTGGTGAATTTACAGCATTGGTAATTCTGGAACTCAAACTTCTTTGGCCAAACCCGTTGATTGATCATGGTAAACCAAGGCATCCACAGAGCCAGGGATCTGTTGAACGCCTTAACTGTGATATAAAAGACATGCTTATTTCATGGTTAGGGGATAATGATACAACTTACTGGCCCATGGGACTCAGGTTTGTGCAGTTCCAAAAGAACTCCAGTTACCATTCTGGAATCAAACAATCTCCATACaaagcactctttggtgttgacgcCAGAGTAGGTGTACGTTCAACGGCACTTCCGGATGAAGTTTTGAAGACAATGATCACTGAAAAGGATTTACTTGGAGCTTACAGTTTCTCCTCTGACTCTACTTGGCCAGACGAATCACCCGAGTTCACGAACCCTCCAGACGATTCACCTGAATGTTCTGCTCCTCCAAATGACTCGCCAGAGGACTTCGCTCAGCCAG GTGGTTCATCAGAGAGCTCTGCTCCTCCAAATGACTCACCAGAGGACTTTGCTCAGCCAG AGGGCTCTGCCTATCCAGTCAGTCCAACCTGTGGCCAGAATCCTCAAGGAGGACTTCATCAGCTCCAAGAAGACATAGCACTTCAATGGTCCAGAGCATCAGCTGGTCAGTTAGCTCAAGCTGAGCGCATGGTCAAATGTAGTCGTTTAGAACACGTCCCAGGTGATCCAGGAGAAAACGTGAAAATTCCCATCCCATTAGTTGATCGAGGGAAAGGTGATCCACGAAATGTTATCGGTGTTATCCTAGATCGTAACGAAAATGACATGTATCGAATAGGCGTGAGAGATTGGATCCTCAAGGGCCGCTATAGTAGGAGCCAATTTGATATCTGCAGCCATCAACTGTATAGCATTGATGAAGTAAGTGCAGACAAAAGAAATAGGACTTCGTCAGGCAGTACAGCAATCATCTAG